Proteins found in one Podarcis muralis chromosome 5, rPodMur119.hap1.1, whole genome shotgun sequence genomic segment:
- the NPL gene encoding N-acetylneuraminate lyase isoform X1, translating into MLSNVYLFLLKQQQSRLIRRSRQQNFLGGARALLFLGLHPSRSMAAQKKLQGVVAATVTPMTPDGEINLSVIGQYVDYLINEQGVKNVFVNGTTGEGLSLSVQERKQLAEEWVTKGKDKLDYVIIHVGALSLPEARGLAKHAAEIGADGIAVIAPSFFKQVKKDALVAFLRDVASEAPGIPFYYYHIPPLTGIKITAYELLNGMIDQIPTFKGVKFSDKDLLDFGQCVKKNDRGQFVLLYGVDEQLLAALAMGATGAVGSTYNYLGKANNSMLEAFANGDLSLAQKYQCSTQEVISFFMAQGFGVAETKAIVTLLSGIPMGPPRLPLSSASEEFIASVKPKLESLKNCCYS; encoded by the exons ATGCTCagtaatgtttatttatttcttttaaagcagcagcaaagccGCCTGATTCGTAGAAGCCGGCAGCAGAACTTCCTCGGCGGGGCCAG GGCTCTTCTCTTTCTCGGACTCCACCCCAGCCGCTCTATGGCAGCCCAGAAGAAACTCCAGGGTGTTGTGGCAGCCACTGTCACGCCAATGACTCCGGATGG AGAAATCAACCTCTCTGTGATTGGCCAATATGTGGACTACCTGATAAATGAGCAAGGTGTGAAGAACGTCTTTG TAAATGGAACCACAGGAGAAGGCCTGTCCCTGAGCGTTCAGGAGAGGAAGCAGCTGGCCGAAGAGTGGGTGACTAAGGGCAAAGATAA ACTGGATTACGTGATTATTCATGTTGGCGCACTCAGTTTACCAGAAGCAAGGGGACTG gCTAAGCATGCAGCAGAAATAGGAGCGGATGGCATAGCTGTCATCGCCCCCTCTTTCTTCAAACAGGTGAAGAAAG ATGCTCTAGTTGCCTTCCTGCGGGATGTTGCGTCTGAAGCCCCAGGCATCCCATTCTATTATTACCACATCCCTCCCCTGACTGGTATAAAAA TTACTGCCTACGAACTGCTAAATGGAATGATAGATCAGATTCCCACCTTTAAGGGGGTGAAGTTCAGTGATAAAGACCTCCTGGATTTTGGGCAGTGTGTGAAGAAAAATGACAGAGGCCAGTTTGTACTTCTGTATGGTGTGGATGAG CAACTCCTGGCTGCACTCGCTATGGGAGCGACTGGGGCAGTTGGAAG CACCTATAACTATCTGGGCAAGGCAAATAACTCAATGCTGGAAGCTTTTGCCAATGGAGACCTCTCCTTGGCACAAAAATATCAG TGCAGTACCCAGGAAGTAATCAGCTTTTTCATGGCACAGG GCTTTGGCGTTGCAGAGACCAAAGCAATCGTGACTCTGCTTTCAGGGATACCCATGGGTCCCCCACGACTTCCACTCTCAAGTGCCTCCGAGGAGTTCATTGCCAGTGTAAAACCCAAATTGGAGAGCCTGAAGAACTGTTGCTACAGCTGA
- the NPL gene encoding N-acetylneuraminate lyase isoform X4: MLSNVYLFLLKQQQSRLIRRSRQQNFLGGARALLFLGLHPSRSMAAQKKLQGVVAATVTPMTPDGEINLSVIGQYVDYLINEQGVKNVFVNGTTGEGLSLSVQERKQLAEEWVTKGKDKLDYVIIHVGALSLPEARGLAKHAAEIGADGIAVIAPSFFKQVKKDALVAFLRDVASEAPGIPFYYYHIPPLTGIKITAYELLNGMIDQIPTFKGVKFSDKDLLDFGQCVKKNDRGQFVLLYGVDEQLLAALAMGATGAVGSTYNYLGKANNSMLEAFANGDLSLAQKYQALALQRPKQS, encoded by the exons ATGCTCagtaatgtttatttatttcttttaaagcagcagcaaagccGCCTGATTCGTAGAAGCCGGCAGCAGAACTTCCTCGGCGGGGCCAG GGCTCTTCTCTTTCTCGGACTCCACCCCAGCCGCTCTATGGCAGCCCAGAAGAAACTCCAGGGTGTTGTGGCAGCCACTGTCACGCCAATGACTCCGGATGG AGAAATCAACCTCTCTGTGATTGGCCAATATGTGGACTACCTGATAAATGAGCAAGGTGTGAAGAACGTCTTTG TAAATGGAACCACAGGAGAAGGCCTGTCCCTGAGCGTTCAGGAGAGGAAGCAGCTGGCCGAAGAGTGGGTGACTAAGGGCAAAGATAA ACTGGATTACGTGATTATTCATGTTGGCGCACTCAGTTTACCAGAAGCAAGGGGACTG gCTAAGCATGCAGCAGAAATAGGAGCGGATGGCATAGCTGTCATCGCCCCCTCTTTCTTCAAACAGGTGAAGAAAG ATGCTCTAGTTGCCTTCCTGCGGGATGTTGCGTCTGAAGCCCCAGGCATCCCATTCTATTATTACCACATCCCTCCCCTGACTGGTATAAAAA TTACTGCCTACGAACTGCTAAATGGAATGATAGATCAGATTCCCACCTTTAAGGGGGTGAAGTTCAGTGATAAAGACCTCCTGGATTTTGGGCAGTGTGTGAAGAAAAATGACAGAGGCCAGTTTGTACTTCTGTATGGTGTGGATGAG CAACTCCTGGCTGCACTCGCTATGGGAGCGACTGGGGCAGTTGGAAG CACCTATAACTATCTGGGCAAGGCAAATAACTCAATGCTGGAAGCTTTTGCCAATGGAGACCTCTCCTTGGCACAAAAATATCAG GCTTTGGCGTTGCAGAGACCAAAGCAATCGTGA
- the NPL gene encoding N-acetylneuraminate lyase isoform X2 — MLSNVYLFLLKQQQSRLIRRSRQQNFLGGARALLFLGLHPSRSMAAQKKLQGVVAATVTPMTPDGEINLSVIGQYVDYLINEQGVKNVFVNGTTGEGLSLSVQERKQLAEEWVTKGKDKLDYVIIHVGALSLPEARGLAKHAAEIGADGIAVIAPSFFKQVKKDALVAFLRDVASEAPGIPFYYYHIPPLTGIKITAYELLNGMIDQIPTFKGVKFSDKDLLDFGQCVKKNDRGQFVLLYGVDEQLLAALAMGATGAVGRLWRCRDQSNRDSAFRDTHGSPTTSTLKCLRGVHCQCKTQIGEPEELLLQLTLSIQCGRRNMGHATW; from the exons ATGCTCagtaatgtttatttatttcttttaaagcagcagcaaagccGCCTGATTCGTAGAAGCCGGCAGCAGAACTTCCTCGGCGGGGCCAG GGCTCTTCTCTTTCTCGGACTCCACCCCAGCCGCTCTATGGCAGCCCAGAAGAAACTCCAGGGTGTTGTGGCAGCCACTGTCACGCCAATGACTCCGGATGG AGAAATCAACCTCTCTGTGATTGGCCAATATGTGGACTACCTGATAAATGAGCAAGGTGTGAAGAACGTCTTTG TAAATGGAACCACAGGAGAAGGCCTGTCCCTGAGCGTTCAGGAGAGGAAGCAGCTGGCCGAAGAGTGGGTGACTAAGGGCAAAGATAA ACTGGATTACGTGATTATTCATGTTGGCGCACTCAGTTTACCAGAAGCAAGGGGACTG gCTAAGCATGCAGCAGAAATAGGAGCGGATGGCATAGCTGTCATCGCCCCCTCTTTCTTCAAACAGGTGAAGAAAG ATGCTCTAGTTGCCTTCCTGCGGGATGTTGCGTCTGAAGCCCCAGGCATCCCATTCTATTATTACCACATCCCTCCCCTGACTGGTATAAAAA TTACTGCCTACGAACTGCTAAATGGAATGATAGATCAGATTCCCACCTTTAAGGGGGTGAAGTTCAGTGATAAAGACCTCCTGGATTTTGGGCAGTGTGTGAAGAAAAATGACAGAGGCCAGTTTGTACTTCTGTATGGTGTGGATGAG CAACTCCTGGCTGCACTCGCTATGGGAGCGACTGGGGCAGTTGGAAG GCTTTGGCGTTGCAGAGACCAAAGCAATCGTGACTCTGCTTTCAGGGATACCCATGGGTCCCCCACGACTTCCACTCTCAAGTGCCTCCGAGGAGTTCATTGCCAGTGTAAAACCCAAATTGGAGAGCCTGAAGAACTGTTGCTACAGCTGACTTTAAGTATCCAATGTGGGCGTAGGAACATGGGCCATGCAACTTGGTGA
- the NPL gene encoding N-acetylneuraminate lyase isoform X3: protein MAAQKKLQGVVAATVTPMTPDGEINLSVIGQYVDYLINEQGVKNVFVNGTTGEGLSLSVQERKQLAEEWVTKGKDKLDYVIIHVGALSLPEARGLAKHAAEIGADGIAVIAPSFFKQVKKDALVAFLRDVASEAPGIPFYYYHIPPLTGIKITAYELLNGMIDQIPTFKGVKFSDKDLLDFGQCVKKNDRGQFVLLYGVDEQLLAALAMGATGAVGSTYNYLGKANNSMLEAFANGDLSLAQKYQCSTQEVISFFMAQGFGVAETKAIVTLLSGIPMGPPRLPLSSASEEFIASVKPKLESLKNCCYS from the exons ATGGCAGCCCAGAAGAAACTCCAGGGTGTTGTGGCAGCCACTGTCACGCCAATGACTCCGGATGG AGAAATCAACCTCTCTGTGATTGGCCAATATGTGGACTACCTGATAAATGAGCAAGGTGTGAAGAACGTCTTTG TAAATGGAACCACAGGAGAAGGCCTGTCCCTGAGCGTTCAGGAGAGGAAGCAGCTGGCCGAAGAGTGGGTGACTAAGGGCAAAGATAA ACTGGATTACGTGATTATTCATGTTGGCGCACTCAGTTTACCAGAAGCAAGGGGACTG gCTAAGCATGCAGCAGAAATAGGAGCGGATGGCATAGCTGTCATCGCCCCCTCTTTCTTCAAACAGGTGAAGAAAG ATGCTCTAGTTGCCTTCCTGCGGGATGTTGCGTCTGAAGCCCCAGGCATCCCATTCTATTATTACCACATCCCTCCCCTGACTGGTATAAAAA TTACTGCCTACGAACTGCTAAATGGAATGATAGATCAGATTCCCACCTTTAAGGGGGTGAAGTTCAGTGATAAAGACCTCCTGGATTTTGGGCAGTGTGTGAAGAAAAATGACAGAGGCCAGTTTGTACTTCTGTATGGTGTGGATGAG CAACTCCTGGCTGCACTCGCTATGGGAGCGACTGGGGCAGTTGGAAG CACCTATAACTATCTGGGCAAGGCAAATAACTCAATGCTGGAAGCTTTTGCCAATGGAGACCTCTCCTTGGCACAAAAATATCAG TGCAGTACCCAGGAAGTAATCAGCTTTTTCATGGCACAGG GCTTTGGCGTTGCAGAGACCAAAGCAATCGTGACTCTGCTTTCAGGGATACCCATGGGTCCCCCACGACTTCCACTCTCAAGTGCCTCCGAGGAGTTCATTGCCAGTGTAAAACCCAAATTGGAGAGCCTGAAGAACTGTTGCTACAGCTGA